From a region of the Actinopolymorpha singaporensis genome:
- a CDS encoding HAD-IA family hydrolase has translation MTPPRTDHEPTSTPVLRAEAVLLDLDGTLIDSTEALRRSWTTWAIEQELTQQDFARVLGHGLTSAAIVAALVPPERIAAAQARIDELEVEDVAGIVALPGAQAFVSSLPAGRWTIVTSGNRAVAGARLRAAGLPVPDTLVSADDVRNGKPDPEPYLLGAKRLGIPPERCVVVEDAPAGLAAARAAGMATIAVTTHYERAELDADLVVEDLQNVRVEVDGDDLSIAVADGA, from the coding sequence GTGACTCCTCCCCGCACCGACCACGAACCCACGAGCACCCCGGTGCTGCGTGCCGAGGCCGTCCTGCTCGACCTCGACGGGACACTGATCGACTCCACGGAGGCGCTTCGCCGCTCGTGGACGACCTGGGCCATCGAGCAGGAGCTGACCCAGCAGGACTTCGCCCGGGTCCTGGGCCACGGCCTCACCTCCGCCGCGATCGTCGCGGCCCTGGTGCCGCCGGAGCGGATCGCGGCCGCGCAGGCCCGGATCGACGAGCTCGAGGTCGAGGACGTGGCCGGGATCGTGGCGCTGCCCGGCGCGCAGGCGTTCGTCTCCTCGCTGCCGGCCGGGCGGTGGACCATCGTCACGTCCGGTAACCGCGCCGTGGCCGGTGCCCGCCTGCGGGCCGCCGGCCTGCCCGTGCCGGACACCCTGGTCAGCGCGGACGACGTACGCAACGGCAAGCCAGACCCGGAGCCGTACCTCCTCGGCGCCAAGCGCCTCGGCATTCCCCCCGAACGCTGCGTGGTCGTGGAGGACGCACCCGCGGGCCTGGCCGCCGCCCGGGCCGCCGGGATGGCGACGATCGCGGTGACCACCCACTACGAGCGGGCCGAGCTCGACGCCGACCTGGTTGTCGAGGACCTACAGAACGTGCGGGTCGAGGTTGACGGCGACGACCTCAGCATCGCGGTGGCCGACGGGGCATGA
- a CDS encoding glycosyltransferase family 39 protein: MVESRPDAARGATGRGGAGVSAGPCAAHDEDAGLLPPQVPRTGAAAGPPLRRAATAAVDCLLGLTVVAVAVLYRLPPIPSDPINYLVAASYFPNHPDRVIEHQYLRIGLVLPLRLAYDAFGYAQAAYLLVPVLAALLLVMSVHALGTMLFNRYVGVAAALLTLSNSVVFPDLTQPRPDLPATALLVTALVLALALRQRRPWACANRRREVGVLLATGALLGWSYLCREYVVFCWPLIPLLLVRRVPWRRALWVVVPLVVVAVGEAVLSSLTFHDPLARLHTAAGHGSGPPIATDYIDRARSWYLLRFPDILRSSPEGWWLRTTAVVAVWGVAISRQLRFLVAWAALFFLPLVMLGGWVNPHAPMLRLYLPRYWVPIIPALALACTGVVHVLARYAIHLPARYATPATPLPRTRAALVAGILTLLVTAFPVGVSQHARATDMSVALNQDYAANGGTQFEQFRTWLTLHRRDVRTMWGERRTLRILGFFVNSPAGTPVWTGPLREWSPRSEKPATGDHVLLYSAYSDTCRPCRINVENNLGVHPARPPSTWHLVFTTRDRVVQVYRAD, from the coding sequence ATGGTCGAGTCCCGTCCCGACGCCGCTCGCGGAGCCACCGGCCGCGGTGGCGCGGGTGTGTCCGCGGGCCCGTGCGCCGCACACGACGAGGATGCGGGGCTGCTACCGCCGCAGGTTCCGCGAACTGGTGCCGCCGCCGGGCCGCCGCTGCGCCGGGCCGCCACGGCGGCCGTCGACTGCCTGCTCGGTCTGACGGTGGTGGCGGTGGCTGTGCTCTACCGCCTGCCGCCGATCCCGTCCGACCCGATCAACTACCTCGTCGCGGCGAGCTACTTCCCGAACCATCCGGACCGCGTCATCGAGCACCAGTACCTCCGCATCGGCCTGGTCCTCCCTCTCCGGCTCGCCTACGACGCGTTCGGCTACGCGCAGGCGGCGTACCTCCTCGTTCCCGTCCTCGCGGCGCTTCTGCTCGTCATGAGCGTGCACGCCCTCGGCACCATGCTGTTCAACCGCTACGTCGGTGTGGCCGCCGCGCTGCTGACCCTGAGCAACTCGGTGGTGTTCCCCGACCTGACGCAGCCGCGGCCGGACCTGCCGGCGACCGCCCTCCTGGTCACCGCCCTCGTCCTCGCACTGGCCCTGCGCCAGCGCCGGCCCTGGGCGTGCGCGAACCGGCGACGCGAGGTCGGCGTTCTGCTGGCGACCGGTGCGCTGCTCGGCTGGAGCTACCTCTGCCGCGAGTACGTCGTCTTCTGCTGGCCGCTGATACCCCTGCTGCTCGTCCGCAGGGTCCCGTGGCGGCGGGCGCTGTGGGTCGTCGTCCCGCTGGTGGTCGTCGCGGTCGGCGAGGCGGTGCTGAGCTCGCTGACCTTCCACGACCCGCTGGCCCGTCTGCACACCGCGGCCGGGCATGGTTCGGGACCGCCCATCGCCACCGACTACATCGACCGCGCCCGCTCCTGGTACCTCCTCCGGTTTCCCGACATCCTGCGTTCGTCACCGGAGGGATGGTGGCTGCGGACGACAGCGGTCGTCGCGGTCTGGGGTGTGGCGATCTCCCGGCAGCTGAGATTCCTGGTCGCCTGGGCCGCGTTGTTCTTCCTGCCCCTGGTGATGCTGGGCGGATGGGTGAACCCGCACGCACCGATGTTGCGGCTCTACCTGCCGAGGTACTGGGTCCCGATCATCCCCGCGCTCGCCCTGGCCTGCACCGGGGTGGTGCACGTGCTGGCGCGGTACGCGATCCACCTGCCGGCGCGGTACGCGACCCCGGCGACGCCACTCCCGCGGACTCGTGCCGCGCTCGTCGCAGGCATCCTCACCCTTCTGGTCACGGCCTTCCCGGTCGGCGTGTCCCAGCACGCGCGGGCCACCGACATGTCGGTTGCGCTCAACCAGGACTACGCGGCCAACGGGGGCACGCAGTTCGAGCAGTTCCGTACCTGGCTGACCCTGCACCGCCGCGACGTTCGGACGATGTGGGGTGAGCGCCGCACCCTGCGGATACTGGGCTTCTTCGTCAACTCCCCGGCCGGAACGCCGGTGTGGACGGGGCCGCTGCGGGAGTGGTCGCCGCGCAGCGAGAAGCCGGCCACCGGCGACCACGTCCTCCTGTACAGCGCCTACTCCGACACCTGCCGGCCCTGCCGGATCAACGTCGAGAACAACCTCGGCGTCCATCCGGCACGGCCCCCGAGCACCTGGCACCTCGTCTTCACGACCAGGGACCGGGTGGTCCAGGTGTACCGGGCCGACTGA
- a CDS encoding glycosyltransferase family 39 protein, producing the protein MTAVTPDDDRAGAPGDRGTVATDTAPEAAPPPRPPDRARLLTPRVVATLLVDGTLAAVVAVVCVLYRVPPHPSDPLNYFDAATTFPSAPAYAAAHQLVRTGLIIPLRLAQEVFGYSQTAYLLVPVLASLLLVMSVHALGTLLFNRFVGVAAAMLTLFNSVVFPDLTQPLPDLMATALLAAALVLSVALRQNRPWAAATGRRRVGTLILIGALLGWSYLTREYIVFCWPLMPLLLARRIPLRQQAWLLLPLAVVAVGETALDTVVFHDPLIRLRGAADHGSVGTPTTDDYIGQSPRWYLTRLPTILSTTPEGLFLKAAMVAIVVGALFSRRIFFLLAWALLFYVPLVTLGGLIDPEAPKLRILKERYWLPLVPALLLAAAGGLWLLLNNRIRAVPFLRARTRLAAGVAGVATLVVAAVPAGVAQHARAGNLADPVNQTYAANGGTQWEAFRSWLDAHAGEVHTIWADKRTIRPLGIYVRPPIGGPLWHGRLRVLPVRTRPAAGDHVVLYSAYSGVCVSCRVGEQRLLGRPVRPPANWHRVFGSHGRMVEVYEVR; encoded by the coding sequence ATGACCGCCGTGACACCGGACGACGACCGGGCCGGTGCGCCCGGCGACCGCGGAACCGTCGCCACCGACACCGCGCCGGAGGCGGCCCCGCCGCCGCGGCCACCCGATCGCGCGCGACTGCTCACTCCCCGCGTCGTGGCGACCCTGCTGGTCGACGGCACTCTCGCGGCAGTGGTGGCGGTGGTCTGTGTGCTCTACCGCGTACCGCCGCACCCGTCGGACCCGCTCAACTATTTCGACGCGGCCACGACCTTCCCCAGCGCCCCGGCGTACGCCGCGGCGCACCAGCTCGTGCGGACCGGGCTGATCATCCCGCTGCGGCTCGCGCAGGAGGTGTTCGGCTACTCCCAGACGGCGTACCTCCTCGTGCCTGTCCTCGCGTCCCTGCTGCTGGTGATGAGCGTGCACGCGCTCGGCACCCTGCTGTTCAACCGGTTCGTCGGGGTGGCGGCGGCCATGCTGACGTTGTTCAACTCGGTGGTCTTCCCCGACCTCACCCAGCCGCTCCCCGACCTGATGGCCACCGCGCTGCTGGCGGCCGCGCTGGTGCTTTCGGTGGCGCTGCGGCAGAACCGCCCGTGGGCCGCAGCGACCGGCCGCCGCCGGGTCGGCACCCTGATCCTCATCGGCGCGCTGCTCGGCTGGAGTTACCTCACCCGCGAGTACATCGTCTTCTGCTGGCCACTTATGCCCCTGCTGCTCGCCCGCAGAATCCCGCTGCGTCAACAGGCCTGGCTGCTGCTCCCGCTGGCCGTCGTCGCCGTCGGGGAGACCGCGCTCGACACCGTGGTCTTCCACGATCCGCTGATCCGGTTGCGGGGCGCTGCCGACCACGGCTCGGTGGGCACACCCACGACCGACGACTACATCGGGCAGAGCCCGCGGTGGTACCTCACCCGGCTGCCCACGATCCTGTCCACCACGCCGGAGGGGCTCTTCCTCAAGGCCGCGATGGTCGCCATCGTGGTCGGCGCGCTGTTCTCCCGGCGGATCTTCTTCCTGCTGGCGTGGGCGCTGCTGTTCTATGTCCCACTGGTGACGCTGGGCGGGCTGATCGACCCCGAGGCTCCCAAGCTGCGGATCCTCAAGGAGCGGTACTGGCTGCCGCTCGTTCCCGCGCTCCTGCTCGCGGCCGCCGGCGGGTTGTGGCTGCTGCTGAACAACCGCATCCGGGCCGTGCCGTTCCTACGGGCTCGCACCCGCCTGGCCGCCGGTGTGGCCGGCGTCGCCACCCTCGTCGTCGCCGCCGTACCGGCCGGGGTGGCCCAGCACGCCCGGGCCGGCAACCTGGCCGACCCGGTGAACCAGACGTACGCCGCCAACGGCGGAACGCAGTGGGAGGCGTTCCGGTCCTGGCTGGACGCGCATGCGGGCGAGGTGCACACCATCTGGGCGGACAAGCGCACCATCCGGCCGCTCGGAATCTACGTCCGTCCACCGATCGGCGGGCCGCTGTGGCACGGCCGGCTGCGAGTGCTGCCGGTCAGGACCAGGCCGGCGGCTGGAGACCACGTCGTCCTCTACAGCGCGTACTCCGGCGTCTGCGTGTCCTGCCGAGTCGGCGAGCAGCGACTGCTGGGCCGGCCCGTGCGACCGCCGGCGAACTGGCACCGCGTCTTCGGCAGCCACGGCCGGATGGTGGAGGTCTACGAGGTCCGCTGA
- a CDS encoding glycosyltransferase family 2 protein, which yields MILPCFNEEQHVLAEIERTVAAMETSGYSYEILAIDDASTDETLKVLRSAEDRFPRLRVIAFATNGGSGTARRIGTQQARGDIVVWTDADMSYPNDLIPDLVAVLEQDGTIDQVVGARTSEQGSHRFLRVPAKWMIRKVAERLTNTEIPDLNSGLRAFRREVSLPYLRLLPAGFSCVTTITMAFLHNQHGIRYVPIPYAKRAGTSKFHFVKDAYRYILQVLRMVMYFNPLKVLMPPSLALLTLGCGKAVYDVVANPVRLASNTLLILLTGLIIASLALLADLIVRSRT from the coding sequence GTGATCCTGCCCTGCTTCAACGAGGAGCAGCACGTCCTCGCCGAGATCGAGCGCACCGTGGCCGCGATGGAGACCAGCGGTTACAGCTACGAGATCCTGGCGATCGACGACGCCTCCACCGACGAGACGCTGAAGGTCCTGCGGTCCGCGGAGGACCGGTTCCCGCGGCTGCGGGTGATCGCGTTCGCCACGAACGGCGGGTCCGGAACGGCCCGCCGGATCGGCACCCAGCAGGCCCGCGGGGACATCGTGGTCTGGACCGACGCCGACATGTCGTACCCCAACGACCTGATCCCCGACCTCGTCGCCGTCCTCGAGCAGGACGGCACCATCGACCAGGTGGTGGGCGCGCGCACCAGCGAACAGGGCTCGCACAGGTTCCTGCGGGTGCCGGCGAAGTGGATGATCCGCAAGGTCGCCGAGCGGCTGACGAACACCGAGATCCCCGACCTCAACTCCGGGCTCCGGGCGTTCCGCCGGGAGGTGTCCCTGCCGTACCTCCGGCTGTTGCCGGCGGGGTTCTCCTGCGTCACCACGATCACCATGGCGTTCCTGCACAACCAGCACGGCATCAGGTACGTCCCGATCCCGTACGCCAAACGGGCGGGCACGTCGAAGTTCCACTTCGTGAAGGACGCCTACCGCTACATCCTGCAGGTGCTGCGGATGGTGATGTACTTCAACCCGTTGAAGGTGCTGATGCCGCCGTCGCTGGCGCTGCTGACCCTGGGCTGCGGGAAGGCGGTGTACGACGTGGTCGCCAACCCCGTGCGGCTGGCCAGCAACACCCTGCTGATCCTGCTGACGGGGCTGATCATCGCCTCGCTCGCGCTGCTCGCCGACCTGATCGTGCGCTCGCGGACCTGA
- a CDS encoding hydroxyacid-oxoacid transhydrogenase gives MRETVFTWGGPALKFGAGAVAEIGYDVAQLGASRVLVLTDPGVAATGVPDRVVDSLRAAGLAAELFTGVHVEPTDRSIAAAVDFARDGGWDGFVGVGGGSAIDTAKAVDLMTSHPADLADYLNAPIGKGLAPAGPLAPLVAVPTTAGTGAESTAVCVLDVLDLRVKTGISHPRLRPALAVVDPELTLSLPPGVTAATGFDILCHALESYTARPYDTYPKRRPEERVAYCGANPVSDVWIRQTLPLLARSFRTAHRAGDDLAARTDMLQAALFAGLGFGNAGVHIPHACAYPIAGRVRDFRPAGYPDAEPMVPHGMSVVLTAPAAFRRTYDANPERHLWAAHVLDPETDQVAEPSERLPAAVTRLMRDTGMPNGLTEVGYAEADVADLVDGASRQHRLLSIAPIDVGDDVLADVLRDSLTLW, from the coding sequence ATGCGGGAAACGGTGTTCACCTGGGGCGGGCCGGCGCTGAAGTTCGGGGCCGGCGCGGTGGCCGAGATCGGGTACGACGTCGCCCAGCTCGGCGCGTCCCGCGTGCTGGTCCTCACCGACCCCGGCGTGGCCGCCACCGGCGTACCCGACCGGGTGGTCGACTCCCTGCGCGCCGCCGGGCTCGCCGCGGAGCTCTTCACCGGCGTCCACGTGGAACCCACCGACAGGAGCATCGCAGCCGCGGTGGACTTCGCCCGCGACGGCGGATGGGACGGCTTCGTCGGCGTCGGCGGCGGGTCGGCGATCGACACCGCCAAGGCGGTCGACCTGATGACGTCCCACCCGGCGGACCTGGCCGACTACCTGAACGCCCCGATCGGCAAGGGGCTCGCGCCGGCCGGGCCGCTCGCACCGCTGGTGGCGGTGCCCACGACGGCCGGCACCGGAGCCGAGAGCACGGCCGTCTGCGTCCTCGACGTCCTCGACCTGCGGGTGAAGACCGGCATCAGCCACCCGCGGCTGCGGCCCGCGCTCGCGGTCGTCGACCCCGAGCTGACCCTCTCCCTGCCGCCCGGAGTAACCGCGGCCACCGGGTTCGACATCCTCTGCCACGCGCTGGAGTCCTACACCGCCCGCCCGTACGACACCTATCCGAAGCGCCGCCCGGAGGAACGCGTCGCCTACTGCGGCGCGAACCCGGTCTCCGACGTGTGGATCAGGCAGACTCTGCCGCTGCTGGCCCGGTCCTTCCGGACCGCCCACCGGGCAGGCGACGACCTCGCCGCGCGCACCGACATGCTGCAGGCCGCGTTGTTCGCCGGTCTGGGGTTCGGCAACGCCGGGGTGCACATCCCGCACGCCTGCGCCTACCCGATCGCCGGCCGGGTGCGCGACTTCCGCCCGGCCGGCTACCCCGACGCCGAGCCGATGGTGCCCCACGGCATGTCGGTGGTGCTGACCGCGCCGGCGGCGTTCCGGCGTACGTACGACGCGAATCCCGAGCGGCACCTGTGGGCGGCACACGTCCTCGACCCCGAGACCGACCAGGTGGCGGAGCCGAGTGAACGGCTGCCCGCGGCGGTCACCCGGCTGATGCGCGACACCGGCATGCCGAACGGCCTGACCGAGGTGGGGTACGCCGAGGCCGACGTCGCCGATCTCGTGGACGGGGCGAGCCGCCAGCACCGGTTGCTGTCCATCGCCCCCATCGACGTCGGCGACGACGTGCTCGCCGACGTCCTGAGGGACTCGCTCACCCTGTGGTGA